The sequence below is a genomic window from Vicinamibacteria bacterium.
GACGAGCAGGCGGATCGAGCCGCCCATGGCGGACCCGACAAGGCGATTTACGCCTATGCGATCGAAGATTACCGGTGGTGGGAAAAGGAGCTCGGCCGGCGTCTGGAAAACGGTGAGTTCGGCGAGAATCTCACGACCGAGGGGATCGACGTGACCCGCTCACTGGTCGGCGAACGCTGGGAGATTGGCGGTGTCATCGTCGAAGTCTCGGAGCCCCGGATTCCGTGCTGGCGGTTCGGGGTCCGTATGAACGATCCGGCTTTCCCGCGTCGGTTCACCAAGGCGGGGCGGCCCGGCAGCTACCTGCGAATCGTCCGAGAGGGCGATCTCGGGGCGGGCGATACGATCCGGATCGTCTCGCGCCCCGATCACGACGTCACGATTGGCGACGTTTTCCGGATTTTTACTCGCGATCAACACGAAGCGGGGAAGATCGTCGCGGTGCCGCAGATATCGGAAAGCTGGCGCGCCTGGGCGGAGAGCCGCCTCGAGAAGGAAAGCTCCGAGGCTCCTGGCTGTTGCTGAGCGAGTCGACACCCGGCCGGTGTTGTCAGCTTCCTTCGCCGCATTGCTCCGTTGTCCAATTCCGCAGCAACGCCTCGTCTTCATCCGTCACGGTGGCCGAAGGGTGTAGAAGTCGATAGCGGAGCGGCGGCATCTCACCCTTGCCGATGCGCTCGATGATGCGGCGTTTGAAGTAGCAGTCGACCTCGGAAGAGACGGCGTGGGGCCATCGTGAAAAATTCATCCGCGAGCGCGCATCGTGGACGTCGCCAGCCACCATCCATGACCCTGGGGCCACGTAGCTGTACCAGGGCCATCGCGTCTCGTTGGAGTGACAGTCGTAGCAAGAACCGCGGAAGATTCGCCGGACCTCAGGGGGAGCCGCGATCTCCACGGAAGCTGGCGGGTTGACACGCGCGATCGGCGGATAGACCTGAGCCAGCACGGCAACGGCACCTAAGAACAAAAGTGCCAGAACTTTTGCAGACATGATGACGAATCCTTTCGAGCTCGAATGAGGCCTCCGAAGGCGGAGGCCTCATTGTCGGCTTGGGGTTCAGGGGGTGTGAAGCGCCTCAGGATCCGCCGTTGACGGCTTTGTTCAGCCGCCTGGCATGCTCCTCGTGCGCGAGGAAGATTGGAACTGCAGATTCGAGAAGTTTCTTCAGCTCCGGGTTCTTGGTATTCGGAATCAACGTGTCTCTCACTGCGGCGTTGACCGCTTGGTGATAGGCGAGCTCGTTCGCAGCGTAGGCGCGGTCGAAGTTGGCGCCGCGTTTTTGGCTGATCTCGTCCATCTTGGCGCTCGCTTGATCGATGAGTTGCTGGCTGACCTCGTTGTCCAGTGGTGCGAGGCCGAGCTTTTGCGCGAGGGCGGCGGCCTTCGCGTTAACGGCCCCGTGATCGGAGATCATCGTCTCGGCGAAACGTCGGACCTCGGGATTCGCGGAAAATGCGAGCGCAAGATGAGCGTAGGCGATATCGATGTTGTCGGCGGTCACCGCGATGTGTGCGATTCGCGCGTCGTCGAGCGGAGCCATGTCATCGTCCATGCCTCTCATCCCGTTGCTCGACATCTGTGCGGAGGCGAAGGCGACGATGGCCACGACGAGTCCGACGCCAGATAGGATGTTTTTCTTCAAATGCATCATGCTTCTCCTTTCGTTCGCGACCGCAGCATCGTGCTGAAGTCGCTCTCTTCGAATCACATTGCAAAGGCCAGGCCAATCCGCAAACGTGGGTGTCAGTAGGGCAAGCGGCGTTTTTGTAGTTCGGACGGATCGGTGTTCGACGAAATGCTGAGAGTCGCACGACATTTCGTGAGGTGCCTCGTTTGAAGTCCGCCGCGCTCGACTCATCGGGTTCTTTCTTCGGCCCCTTTCTTGAAGAGCTCGTAGTTTCGTCGGATGTAGGTGTCGTCAGGAGCGAGCTCGAGGGCTTTGCGATAACTCTCACCCGCAGCTCGGAAGAGGCCGTTGCTCATAGGCGACCCCGAGGTTGTTCAGTATCCGGGAGCTATTCGGATAACGCTGAAGCGCTTTCCGCCATCGACGTGCGAGCTTGCGCCACATAGCATTCGGCGCGAGCTCGACGGAGAGCGCGATTTTGGCCTCGCCGGCCTCGCTGGCGTATGTTTCTTCTGAAACGGTTTCTTTACTAAAGAGATTAGTGAAAGCGGACCAAAGGCTCATGATCCCTCCTCGTCAGTGTCGTCGTCTCTAGATTCATAGTCGTGCTTCAAATCTTCTCGCGCTGGTAAACGCGACCAAAGGTTCGCTTCGAGCGCGGCTTGCTTCACTTGAAGAAGGCTCCGAGAGACGAGCAGCGATTGACGTGCCATCGAAGCGCTTGTTGTGCACGCACCGAGTCCACGTGTTACGACCCGTAGTGCGACCGGATTCTAGGAGTCGCAGTATTTCGAAAGACTCCCAACATGTCGCCATGGCGATTCCGCGGAATTCGCTTCACACGATGTTTTGCGCGCTCTCGCCCGATGGCACAGGAATTGCCATTCCTTGTTTGTGTTCGAAATCAAACATGCACCCGAATGCAGGAGATAGAAATGACCAAGCAAAGCAATTTCAGTGGAAGCAGGGCTCGAGCCCTGGCGAGGATTCTCGGGTCGTTGGCGATCCTGGCGTTGGCCGCTTGCTCGTCGGTGTCGGAGAGCCAACCCCGTCGTGAGTCGACTAGTGGCTCCTTGCCGAAACCAGCCGTCGACGCGAACAACGTCATGACGCGGCCCGAAGGCTATCGGTATTGGATCTTCGTCGGCACGCCGTTAACGCCGAATGACTTGAATCCTCCCGAAGCACCGTTCCCGGAGTTCCACAACGTCTACATCCATCCGGACGATTTCGCGCACTACGAGAGCACGGGAGAATTCCGAGACGGAACCGTGATCATCAAGGAGCTGGTGAGCGTAGGCTCGAAACGGGCGACGAGCGGCGTGGGCTACTTCATGGGGGAGTTCATGGGCCTCGAAGCCGCAATCAAGGACTCGAACCGATTCCCTGATGAGCCCGGAAGTTGGGCCTACTACAGCTTTGGTCACAGCTACCCTTTGAAAGACGCGTCAGAGCCTCAGGACACGATGTTTTGCAACGCGTGCCACGGGGCGAACGCCGATCAGGACTGGGTCTTTACCCAATACTATCCCGTACTGCGGGCGGCGAAGCCGACTGGATCATCCGACTGACACGGACTCGGCAGAGGGCTTCGACCGAAGGGGCCCTCTGCTTCGAGCACGATGGTGGTATCCATGAAAGACGCGGCATTACTGATGGTCATACTCATGGCGTTCCCGATTGGAGCGCTAACGCTAAGCTCTGCAGCGTACCTGCAATTCGAGGAGGATTTCTCTCCATGGGTCGATTCGGAGGGAAACATCGGCCTTCCACCCGACTTCCGGTCCTGCTTCGAGCATCTGGGGTCCTGGTTCGTCGAGGGGGCGAACGGCGATTCGTCCTTTCATGACGTATACACGGAGCCGGAATCGGCGTCGTATTTCCGCGAGCATCAGAAGTTTCCCGACGGCGCGACCCTCGTCAAGGAAGTGCGGAGCCGCCGATCCGGCACCATGACGACAGGTCGGGCCAATTGGGCTGCAACACCCGACATTTGGTTCGTCATGATCAAGGACATCAAGGGCCGTTTCGAGGCAAACCCGCTATGGGGCGATGGTTGGGGATGGGCGCTGTTCGACTCCAACGACCCGAGCACAACCGTCACCGAGGGCTACTCTCGAGAGTGTCGCTCGTGCCATGTGCCGGCCCAGAAGACCGACTGGGTCTATGTCCAGGGCTATCCCACGCTCGGGGCGGCTTCCCTGACGGAAGACGAATCGACGATCGACTTTGCGATGGCCAGTGATACAGAAGTCCCCGCGGAGGGACTCATCGTGATCGTCCAGAATCTCTCGTTTACGCCGAACGTGATCCGGGTCAAACCGGGACAGACGATCACCTGGGTCAACCGAGACGATTTTGTGCATACGGCGACGGCGAACGACACGAGCTTCGACACGGGGATCATGGAACCGGGCGAAAGCGCCCAGATCACCTTCGACAAGACGGGGACGTTCCCGTACCACTGCACGCCCCATCCCTTCATGAAGGGTTCCGTGATCGTGGAAGAATGACGTTCAGGTCTGCTTGGCAGGACCCGACCGGAGCGAAGTCATGAAAGCCAAGAAGCTGAAGTTTGTTGCCGGAACCTCCGTCATTGTTGCCGCCGTCCTCGTTCTCGCCATCCGCGGAATGGAAGACACCAGGGCCTACTACCTGACCGTGCCTGAGCTCGGGGCGATGGGAGCCATGGCGGAAGGCCGCCGTGTAAGGGTGGCAGGCAACGTGGTACCGGGCTCTATCGAGCGGCTCGAGCAAGGCGTCGTGGAATTCGAGATCGACCACGAGGGTGCAAGCCTTCGGGTTCGGTATGTCGGCCGAGGGCCGCTGCCCGACACGCTCGTCGACCGTGCTCAGGCGGTGGCGGAAGGCGAGCTCTTGCCCGATGGAA
It includes:
- a CDS encoding MOSC domain-containing protein; amino-acid sequence: MSHARGRVLSVNVGTIREFDYNGRPARSAIWKQPVPGRVVARGVNLVGDEQADRAAHGGPDKAIYAYAIEDYRWWEKELGRRLENGEFGENLTTEGIDVTRSLVGERWEIGGVIVEVSEPRIPCWRFGVRMNDPAFPRRFTKAGRPGSYLRIVREGDLGAGDTIRIVSRPDHDVTIGDVFRIFTRDQHEAGKIVAVPQISESWRAWAESRLEKESSEAPGCC
- a CDS encoding heme-binding domain-containing protein, with translation MSAKVLALLFLGAVAVLAQVYPPIARVNPPASVEIAAPPEVRRIFRGSCYDCHSNETRWPWYSYVAPGSWMVAGDVHDARSRMNFSRWPHAVSSEVDCYFKRRIIERIGKGEMPPLRYRLLHPSATVTDEDEALLRNWTTEQCGEGS
- a CDS encoding DUF4142 domain-containing protein; its protein translation is MHLKKNILSGVGLVVAIVAFASAQMSSNGMRGMDDDMAPLDDARIAHIAVTADNIDIAYAHLALAFSANPEVRRFAETMISDHGAVNAKAAALAQKLGLAPLDNEVSQQLIDQASAKMDEISQKRGANFDRAYAANELAYHQAVNAAVRDTLIPNTKNPELKKLLESAVPIFLAHEEHARRLNKAVNGGS
- a CDS encoding cytochrome P460 family protein; translation: MTKQSNFSGSRARALARILGSLAILALAACSSVSESQPRRESTSGSLPKPAVDANNVMTRPEGYRYWIFVGTPLTPNDLNPPEAPFPEFHNVYIHPDDFAHYESTGEFRDGTVIIKELVSVGSKRATSGVGYFMGEFMGLEAAIKDSNRFPDEPGSWAYYSFGHSYPLKDASEPQDTMFCNACHGANADQDWVFTQYYPVLRAAKPTGSSD
- a CDS encoding cytochrome P460 family protein, whose protein sequence is MKDAALLMVILMAFPIGALTLSSAAYLQFEEDFSPWVDSEGNIGLPPDFRSCFEHLGSWFVEGANGDSSFHDVYTEPESASYFREHQKFPDGATLVKEVRSRRSGTMTTGRANWAATPDIWFVMIKDIKGRFEANPLWGDGWGWALFDSNDPSTTVTEGYSRECRSCHVPAQKTDWVYVQGYPTLGAASLTEDESTIDFAMASDTEVPAEGLIVIVQNLSFTPNVIRVKPGQTITWVNRDDFVHTATANDTSFDTGIMEPGESAQITFDKTGTFPYHCTPHPFMKGSVIVEE
- a CDS encoding cytochrome c maturation protein CcmE, with the translated sequence MKAKKLKFVAGTSVIVAAVLVLAIRGMEDTRAYYLTVPELGAMGAMAEGRRVRVAGNVVPGSIERLEQGVVEFEIDHEGASLRVRYVGRGPLPDTLVDRAQAVAEGELLPDGSFGATLVQAKCASKYEAAFEDGSEAPHRTEPP